One Pseudomonadota bacterium genomic window carries:
- a CDS encoding type II secretion system F family protein: protein MSYFTYKAINLDGTMISGVTEAEDINAVYDDLTAKSLNVLAVKRASNIIIKIRNYFVIGKVKRSDVIEYVRNLAVMLRAGIPLLSAIEDSMESTDNRHLKSALADIKSQVELGTSFSEALARHKGAFPDIFI from the coding sequence GTGAGCTATTTTACTTATAAGGCAATAAATCTTGATGGTACCATGATAAGTGGAGTTACAGAGGCAGAAGACATTAATGCTGTCTATGATGACCTTACAGCAAAAAGCTTAAATGTCCTTGCTGTGAAAAGGGCAAGCAATATTATTATAAAGATAAGAAACTATTTTGTTATAGGGAAGGTAAAAAGGTCAGACGTTATTGAGTATGTCCGGAATCTCGCTGTTATGTTGAGGGCAGGTATACCGCTACTCAGTGCCATAGAAGATAGCATGGAGAGCACAGATAACAGACATCTTAAGTCCGCCCTTGCAGATATAAAGTCTCAGGTAGAGCTCGGTACAAGTTTTTCAGAGGCATTAGCCCGGCATAAAGGAGCCTTTCCTGATATATTTATCA